DNA sequence from the Fusobacterium perfoetens ATCC 29250 genome:
AAATGCTATAAATTTATTACCTTCTCTTTTATTTGTATGGCCAGCATCTTTTTTATTTAATTTAATACTTCATTAATTAAAAAATTTCAGTTTTAACTATTATAATTTTTTATTTATTATGAAATTTCTACATATTTCTTATAATATAAAAAGGTATTACTAAATTTTTAGTAATACCTTTTTATTAATGTATATATACATTAATATTTATTTTTCTACTTTCTTTGTATATAAAGCTGTTAATATAAAAGTAACAGACATTGTTACAATCATAGCTATTAAATAAACTAACCAATATTGAGGTTTAACAGTTAAAATTCCAGGAAGTCCACCAACACCTATACTATTAGCCATAACTCCAAAGAATCCACAGATTCCAGCTCCACAACCAGAACCAATCATAGCACAAATCATAGGATATTTATATTTTACATTTACTCCATATAAAGCTGGTTCTGTTACACCTAAGTAAGCTGATATAGAAGCAGGGATAGCCACATCTTTTTTTACAGTTTTTGATACTAAAGCCATAGTTAAAGAAGCTGTAGCTTGAGATATGTTACTCAAAGCTAATAATGGGAATATCATAGTTCCACCTATTTGTTGTACCAAAGTAAATTCTACAGCATTTGTTGTATGATGAATACCTGTAATAACTAAAGGAGCATAAACCAAACCAAAGATTATAGAACCAAATACAGCAAATTTTCCTGTTAATAAAACTTGGAAAATATGTCCTACATAATCTCCAGCTAATCTTCCAAAAGGTCCAATAATAGCATGAGCTAAAAATACTGTAACAATTAAAGAAATAATAGGTACAATTACCACTCTAACTGATTCATGAACTATTTTATTTAACTTTGTTTCTATTGTTCCTAAAGTTAAACCTGCTAATATTGCGGGAATAACTTGAGCTTGATATCCTACTTTAGAAATTGACACTATACCAAAATCCCAAACTTCAGGAGTCATTTTTCCTATGTTATAAGCATTCATAAGTTGAGGAGATACAAGAGTTATACCTAAAACTATCCCCAAAATTTGACTTCCACCCATTTTTCTTACAACTGACCAAGTAATTCCAACTGGTAAATAGTGAAATATAGCCTCTCCAATTAACCACAAGAAATTATATGCTGTTGCCCAAAAATCACTTGTTTGGGCTATTGTCTTTCCATTAAATTGAATATCTCCTATTATATTTCTAAATCCTAATATTAATCCTCCACATATAAGGGCTGGTAATAGAGGTACAAATATTTCTGCCATTGTAGATAAAAATCTTTCTAAAGGATTCATATTCTTTTTAGCATACTCTTTATTTTCTTCCTTTGATACTTCTTTTATATCAAATAATCCTGTCATAGTTTTATAAAAACTTGCTACATTATTTCCTATTATTATTTGAAATTGTCCCCCGTTAGTAAAAGTTCCTTTAACACTTTTTATATTTTCTAACTCTTTTACATTTGCTTTTTTTGGGTCTTTTAATACAAAACGAAGTCTAGTCATACAATGAGTTACAGAAGATACATTCTCTTTTCCCCCAACACCCTCTATTACCTTTAAAGCGTCCTCTCTAAATTTTTCATTAATTTCAGCCATAATCTTAACCCTCCTAAATCATAATTATTTATATACTCCCCAAAAGTTTACTCATCTAATTTATTTTGTCTTATGAAATACCATTACATCATAAGGTTTTAATACCATGATTTTTTCCAATTTTGTGTTTTCATTATTGTTATTTAAAATATTTTCATATTCCTCTATATCAAAATCTAATTCTATAGAAGTTTCAACCCCATAAAAATTACTTATAACTAGTAATTCTTCTTTTTCAGTAACTCTCTTATACATATAAATATTTTTATGTTTTTCGGCAAGAGGTATAGTTTTTCCCAGACTTATAACCTCGTATTTTTTTCTTAGTTCTATTAATTTACGGTAATAGTTTAATATACTGTCCTCATCTTTTATTTGTTCTTCTACATTTATATCTTTATAGTTATATATTACATCTATCCAAGGTGTTCCTTGAGTAAATCCAGCATTTTTATTACTGTTCCATTGCATTGGAGTTCTACTGTTATCTCTTGAACGTTCCATAACTATTTTCATTGCTTCCTCACTTAAAAGCCCTTTATTTTTTAATATCTCAAAGTAGTTAAGTGATTCTACATCTCTATATTGAGTTATTTTATCGAAATAAGGGTTAGTCATTCCTATTTCTTCCCCTTGATAAATATATGGTGTTCCTCTAAGCATATGTATTACTGTTCCCAACATCTTAGCTGATTTTTTCCAATAATTTTTATCATCACCTAAACGAGATACTATCCTTGGTTGGTCGTGATTACACCAGAATAAAGCACTCCAACCATTATTTTCTTGCATTCCTACCTGCCAAGAGTTAAATATATCTTTTAATTCTTGAAAATCAAAAGGTTGTAAAGCCCATTTATCTTTATTTTTATAATCTACTTTTAAATGATGAAAATTAAATACCATAGAAAGTTCATTTTCATCTTTTCCACTATATTTAAAACAGTTTTCCATAGAAGTAGAAGACATTTCTCCAACTGTTATTATATCTTCATCTTTTCCAAAGGTATTTTTATTTAGCTCTTTTAAAAATTCGTGAATTTTTGGTCCATCTGTATAAAATCTTCTTCCATCTCCAATATAGTCATTTTCATATACAGCTGGTTTTGATATTAAGTTTACCACATCAAACCTAAAACCATTTACACCTTTTTCCATCCAAAATTTAACTATTTTATAAATTTCTTCTCTAACTTCTGGATTTTCCCAATTTAAGTCTGCTTGTGTTTTATCAAAAAGATGTAAATAGTACATACCTAACTCTTTTGAATATTCCCAAGCATTTCCACCAAATTTTGATACCCAGTTTGTAGGAGGGTTTTCTCCATCTCCATTTTTAAAAATATAAAAGTTTTCATATTTCTTATCTCCAGAGATAGCTTTTTTAAACCATTGATGTTCTGTTGAAGTATGGTTAAATACCATATCTAACATTATCCCAATCCCTCTTTTTTGAGCCTCTTTTGAAAGATTTTCAAAATCTTCCATAGTTCCATAGACAGGGTCAATATTATAATAGTCTGCTACATCATAACCATTATCTTTTTGAGGAGATATAAAAAATGGAGTTATCCATATACAATCAATACCTAAATATTTAAGATAATCTAGTTTTTCTGTAATCCCTTTTAAATCTCCTATCCCATCATTGTTTGTATCGTAAAAAGATTTTGGGTAAATTTGATAAATAACTTTGTTTTCAAATTTCATTTCCTCACCTCTTATCCGTATATGTTTTATAAAATAATAATAACATATACGGATACATTAGTCAAGCTTTTTTTGTTTGAAAAAATTTTTTTTATGTGATATATTATAATATATAGTTATAAAAAGGAGATAAATTGTATGGAAAATAAGTATATTACACTTTATAATGAGATATTAAGAATGATAGAGAAAAAAGAATTAAATACAGGTGATAAAC
Encoded proteins:
- the treC gene encoding alpha,alpha-phosphotrehalase, yielding MKFENKVIYQIYPKSFYDTNNDGIGDLKGITEKLDYLKYLGIDCIWITPFFISPQKDNGYDVADYYNIDPVYGTMEDFENLSKEAQKRGIGIMLDMVFNHTSTEHQWFKKAISGDKKYENFYIFKNGDGENPPTNWVSKFGGNAWEYSKELGMYYLHLFDKTQADLNWENPEVREEIYKIVKFWMEKGVNGFRFDVVNLISKPAVYENDYIGDGRRFYTDGPKIHEFLKELNKNTFGKDEDIITVGEMSSTSMENCFKYSGKDENELSMVFNFHHLKVDYKNKDKWALQPFDFQELKDIFNSWQVGMQENNGWSALFWCNHDQPRIVSRLGDDKNYWKKSAKMLGTVIHMLRGTPYIYQGEEIGMTNPYFDKITQYRDVESLNYFEILKNKGLLSEEAMKIVMERSRDNSRTPMQWNSNKNAGFTQGTPWIDVIYNYKDINVEEQIKDEDSILNYYRKLIELRKKYEVISLGKTIPLAEKHKNIYMYKRVTEKEELLVISNFYGVETSIELDFDIEEYENILNNNNENTKLEKIMVLKPYDVMVFHKTK
- the treB gene encoding PTS trehalose transporter subunit IIBC, yielding MAEINEKFREDALKVIEGVGGKENVSSVTHCMTRLRFVLKDPKKANVKELENIKSVKGTFTNGGQFQIIIGNNVASFYKTMTGLFDIKEVSKEENKEYAKKNMNPLERFLSTMAEIFVPLLPALICGGLILGFRNIIGDIQFNGKTIAQTSDFWATAYNFLWLIGEAIFHYLPVGITWSVVRKMGGSQILGIVLGITLVSPQLMNAYNIGKMTPEVWDFGIVSISKVGYQAQVIPAILAGLTLGTIETKLNKIVHESVRVVIVPIISLIVTVFLAHAIIGPFGRLAGDYVGHIFQVLLTGKFAVFGSIIFGLVYAPLVITGIHHTTNAVEFTLVQQIGGTMIFPLLALSNISQATASLTMALVSKTVKKDVAIPASISAYLGVTEPALYGVNVKYKYPMICAMIGSGCGAGICGFFGVMANSIGVGGLPGILTVKPQYWLVYLIAMIVTMSVTFILTALYTKKVEK